In Zunongwangia sp. HGR-M22, the sequence TAGGGTTGTTGAGATACCTGCTTCTAAAGTTAAAAAAGAAATTACAAAGATATTATTCGATCAAGGATATATCTTAAGTTACAAGTTTGATAATGATACCGCTCAGGGTACTATCAAGATAGCTCTTAAGTATGATAAAGATACTAAAGACTCTGTAATTAAAGATATCCAAAGAATAAGTAAACCTGGTTTACGTAAATATGCCGGTGCTGGAGAATTACCACGTATACTTAACGGTCTTGGAATAGCAATTATCTCTACTTCTCACGGAGTAATGACAGATAAGCAAGCTAGAAGAGACAATGTTGGTGGTGAAGTATTGTGTTACGTTTACTAATTCTTAAAATAACTAAGAAATGTCAAGAATAGGTAAAAGCCCAGTTACAATTCCAGAAGGTGTTAATGTAGACGTTAATGGTAATGTTGTAACGGTAAAAGGAAAATTAGGAGAGCTTAAACAAGAGATTAACGATATAGATGTTAATGTAGAAGATAATGTAATTTCTTTTGAGCGTTCTTCTGAGAAAAGTGATCAAAAAGCTAAGCATGGATTATATCGTGCTTTAGTTAATAATATGATAGAAGGTGTAACTAATGGATTCTCTAAAGAATTAGAATTAGTAGGTGTTGGTTACAGAGCTTCGAATCAAGGACAGAAATTAGATTTAGCGGTTGGTTTTTCTCATAATATTGTTTTGGATGTAGCTCCTGAAGTTAAGGTTGAAACAATATCTGAAAAAGGTAAGAATCCAGTAGTTAAGCTTACTTCTCATGACAAACAACTTTTAGGACAGGTTGCTGCAAAGATTCGTTCTTTCAGAGTACCAGAACCTTATAAAGGAAAGGGTATTAAGTTCAAAGGAGAAATAATTAGAAGAAAAGCAGGTAAATCAGCTTAATAAGTTAGTTATGGCATTTTCAAAAGAAAAAAGAAGATTAAAGATAAGAAAGCGTATTCGTAAGAATATTAGCGGAACTGAAAGCCGTCCAAGATTATCTGTATATAGAAGTAATAAAGAAATTTATGCTCAAATTATAGATGATGTAGCTGGAAAAACATTAGCTTCGGCTTCTTCTAGAGATAAGGACGTGAAAGACGCTACCGGAACCAAAAGCGAAATTGCTAATTTGGTAGGAAAAAGCTTAGCCGATAGAGCGAAGCAATCTGGGGTAGAAACTGTTTCTTTCGATAGAGGTGGTTATTTATACCACGGAAGAATTAAATCATTAGCAGAAGGTGCTCGTGAAGGAGGACTAAAATTCTAAGAAGATATGTATCAAGATTATAAAAACGTAGAACATGTAAAACCAGGAGGTCTTGAACTTAAAGATCGTTTGGTAGGAGTGCAACGTGTTACTAAAGTTACAAAGGGTGGTAGAGCATTTGGTTTCTCTGCTATTGTAGTGGTTGGTGACGAAAATGGTGTAGTTGGACAAGGTTTAGGTAAATCGAAAGAGGTTGCCGATGCTATTTCCAAAGCCGTTGAAGATGCAAAAAAGAATTTGGTACGTATTCCTTTACATAAAGGTACTTTACCACATGAACAAAAAGGTAAATATGGTGGAGCGAGAGTTTTACTTTTACCTGCTGCAACTGGTACCGGTATTATTGCTGGTGGTGCAATTCGTGCGGTATTGGAGTCTGTAGGGGTTCACGATGTGCTTTCTAAGAATCAAGGTTCTTCTAACCCACATAACGTTGTGAAAGCTACTTTTGATGCATTACTTCAGTTAAGAAGTGCAGAAGCAGTTGCTAAACAACGTGGGATCACGTTAGAAAAACTTTTCAAAGGATAAAATCAAGGACAAGATGGCAAAGATTAAGGTAACGAAAGTAAAAAGTGCTATTAATAGATCTCAGAATCAAAAAAGAGTTCTAGAGGCATTAGGTCTTAGAAAGATGGGAAGTTCTGTAGAGCACGAGGATACTCCTAACATCCTTGGTATGATAAATAAAGTTAAACACTTAGTTTCTGTAGAGGAAACAAAATAATAGGTTCACATGAATTTAAGTAACTTAAGACCTGCAAAAGGTTCAGTTAGAAGTAACAATAAGCGTGTTGGCCGTGGAGAAGGATCCGGTAAAGGAGGGACTGCTACTCGTGGTCACAAAGGGGCTAAATCACGTTCTGGTTACTCTAAGAAAATAGGTTTTGAAGGTGGGCAAATGCCACTTCAGCGCCGTGTACCAAAATTTGGTTTTAATAACAGAAACCGTAAAGAATATCAAGGTATTAACTTAGATACTTTACAAACATTAGTAGATAATGGTAAAGTTACTGATACAGTAGATCTAAGTGTACTTGTAGAACACGGTTTGGCTGGAAAAAACGAACTGGTTAAAATTTTAGGTAGGGGTGAATTAAAGGCTAAATTAAAAGTATCTGTTCATAAATTTACGGCCTCAGCCAAGGAAGCTATAGAAGCTGCAGGAGGAGAAGTTGTTACTTTATAATAGATAGCCAAATGAAATTCATCAATACTATAAAAAATATTTGGAAAATCGAGGAGCTAAAAAATCGTATTTTAGTTTCCCTCGGTTTGCTTTTAGTTTATCGTTTTGGAACTCAGGTTGTACTTCCTGGGATAGATGCCAGTCAGTTAGCAAATTTAGCTAATCAGACAGACAGTGGTTTATTAGGTTTGCTTAATGCATTTACTGGGGGAGCATTTTCTAATGCTTCTATTTTTGCGTTAGGTATTATGCCTTATATTTCTGCTTCCATCGTAGTGCAGCTAATGGGGATCGCTATTCCTTATTTGCAGAAACTGCAAAAAGAAGGAGAGAGTGGGCGTAAGAAGATAAACCAAATTACTAGATGGTTAACCATAGCAATTACGTTGGTTCAAGGACCTGGTTATATTTATAACCTATTCAATACCTTGCCGCAAAATGCTTTCCTTTTAGGAGATAGCCTATCCTTTATTGTTTCTTCAGTTATTATTCTTACCACAGGAACTGTATTTGCCATGTGGTTAGGAGAGAAGATAACAGATAAAGGTATTGGTAATGGTATCTCATTGCTAATTATGGTTGGTATTATTGCTACGCTTCCTCAAGCATTTCTACAGGAATTTGCATCTAGGTTCGAGGGTAGCGGAGGCTTGATTATGGTGTTGATAGAATTAGCTATTTGGTTTGCAATTATTTTAGCCGCTGTAATGTTGGTAATGGCTGTGCGTCAGATACCAGTACAATATGCTAGAAGGTCTGCTACTGGTGGTTATGAGAAAAATGTTTTTGGCTCTAGACAATATATTCCTTTAAAGCTTAATGCTTCTGGAGTTATGCCAATAATATTTGCTCAGGCTATTATGTTTATCCCTGTAGCTTTGGCTGGTCTATCAGACTCCGATGCTGCACAGGGTGTAACAGCTGCATTTAGTGATATCTTTGGGTTTTGGTATAATTTAGTATTCGCTTTATTAATTATTGTTTTTACATATTTTTATACCGCGATTACTGTACCGACCAATAAAATGGCTGACGATTTAAAGCGTAGTGGAGGCTTTATACCGGGTATTAGACCAGGTAGTGAGACTTCTGAATATTTAGATCGTATAATGTCACAAATAACGCTTCCTGGATCTGTGTTTTTAGCAATTATTGCTATTTTCCCAGCGATCATTGTAAAGTTGTTAGGTGTTCAGCAAGGTTGGGCGTTGTTTTTTGGAGGTACCTCTCTTTTAATTCTAGTTGGAGTTGCAATCGATACTATGCAGCAAGTAAATTCTTACTTGTTGAATAGACACTATGACGGATTAATGAAAACAGGTAAAAACAGAAAAGCAGTAGCTTAATTATGGCAAAACAACCAGCAATTGAACAAGACGGAACTATTATCGAAGCATTGTCTAATGCAATGTTTCGTGTAGAGCTAGAAAACGGTCATGTTGTGACCGCTCATATCTCAGGCAAGATGCGTATGCATTACATTAAATTACTGCCAGGAGATAAGGTGAAGTTAGAAATGAGTCCTTATGATTTATCTAAGGCTCGTATAACTTACAGATACTAAGAAGTAAATTGAGCTATTAATAATTTTTTCATTACTTTTGCACTCTGAAAAAATTATTTTGGCAAATAGGCCATATGTAAATTTTATTTTTGCATCTGGCATTTATAAAAAATATAAAGATGAAAGTTAGAGCATCAATAAAGAAAAGAAGTGCCGACTGTAAAATAGTACGCAGAAAAGGGCGCCTTTATGTGATTAACAAAAAGAATCCTAGATTTAAACAAAGACAAGGCTAATTATGGCAAGAATTGCAGGGGTAGATATACCTAAACAAAAGCGAGGAGTTATAGCGTTAACCTATATCTTCGGAATTGGCAACAGCAGGGCTCAGGAAATACTTGCACAGGCCAAAGTTGATGAAAGTAAGAAAGTTTCAGATTGGGATGATGATGAAATAGGTCGTATCCGTGAAGCAGTAGGTGGCTACACAATTGAAGGTGAATTACGTACTGAAGTTCAGATGAGTATTAAGCGTCTAATGGATATTGGATGTTACAGAGGTATTCGTCATCGTTCTGGATTGCCATTAAGAGGTCAAAGAACCAAAAACAATTCTAGAACTAGAAAAGGAAGAAGAAAAACTGTTGCTAACAAGAAAAAGGCAACTAAATAATAAGTAATATGGCAAAGTCAACAAAACAAGCTCAAAAGAAACGTAAAGTAAACGTTGAGTCTATTGGAGAAGCTCATGTTACTGCTTCTTTTAACAATATTATCATCTCTTTGACCAACAAAAAAGGAGATGTTATTTCTTGGTCTTCAGCCGGTAAAATGGGTTTTAGAGGATCTAAGAAAAATACACCTTACGCTGCTCAGTTAGCTTCAGAAGATGCTTCTAAAGTAGCTCACGAAGCTGGGTTGCGCAAAGTAAAAGTTTACGTTAAAGGACCAGGAAATGGTAGAGAATCAGCGATTCGTTCTATCCATAACAGTGGTATTGAAGTAACTGAAATTATCGATGTTACACCACTTCCGCATAACGGATGTCGTCCTCCTAAGAGACGTAGAGTATAATTAATTATATAATTAGAAAAGGAAATTACGATTATCGAAGGACGAATGCCTTAATTCATAATCCCTTTTCTGTAAATCAATTTTAAATGGCAAGATATACAGGTCCAAAGACCAAAATAGCCCGTAAATTCGGTGAAGCTATATTTGGAGATGATAAATCTTTTGAAAAAAGAAATTATCCTCCAGGACAGCACGGTAACAACCGTCGTAGAGGTAAAAAATCTGAATACGCTATCCAGTTAATGGAGAAACAAAAAGCTAAATATACTTATGGTATTTTAGAGCGTCAATTTAGAAACATGTTTGAAAAAGCAACAAGTTCGCAAGGAATTACCGGTGAGGTATTACTACAACTTTGTGAGTCTAGATTAGATAATGTTGTATTTAGATTAGGTGTTGCGCCTTCAAGAAGAGCTGCAAGGCAACTAGTTTCTCACAGACACATTACTGTGAATGGAGAATTAGTAAATATCCCATCTTACCAATTGAAAGCAGGAGATGTAGTTGGAGTAAGAGAGAAATCTAAATCTTTACAAGTAGTACAGGATTCATTAGCTAATAATAGCAGTGTTTACGAATGGATTACTTGGAACAACGAAACAAAACAAGGAACTTTTGTTTCAGTACCTGGAAGAGTTCAGATTCCAGAAAATATCAATGAACAATTCATCGTCGAATTATATTCGAAATAATAATTCACAGAAGTCGTAATATGGCAATACTAAATTTTCAGAAGCCCGATAAAGTTATAATGATTGACTCTACAGATTTCGAGGGGAAATTTGAATTTCGTCCTTTGGAACCTGGTTATGGGTTAACCGTTGGTAACGCTTTAAGAAGAGTGCTGTTATCTTCTTTAGAGGGATTTGCGATCACTTCGGTTCGTATCGAAGGTGTTGATCATGAATTCTCAACAATTCCTGGAGTTGTAGAAGATGTTACAGAAATAATTTTGAATCTTAAACAAGTTAGATTCAAAAGGCAAATTGATGAAATAGATAACGAAGCCGTTACAATTTCTGTTTCTGGTGAAGAAGAATTAACCGCTGGTCACTTTCAAAAGTTTATCTCTGGTTTTCAAGTTTTAAATCCCGATTTAGTGATTTGTCATCTTGATAGCAAAGTGAACATTAATATGGAGATCACTATCGAAAAAGGTAGAGGTTATGTTCCTGCAGAAGAAAATAAGAAAGCCAATGCTCCTTTAGGTACAATTTTCACAGATTCTATTTACACTCCTATAAAGAATGTAAAATATAGTATTGAGAATTACCGTGTAGAACAAAAAACTGATTATGAAAAACTAGTTTTTGAAATTAGCAGTGACGGTTCTATTCATCCTAAAGATGCGTTAACAGAAGCAGCAAAAACTTTGATTCACCACTTCATGTTATTCTCTGATGAGCGTATAACATTAGAGGCTGATGAAATTGCACAAACTGAAACTTATGATGAAGAATCTCTTCATATGAGACAACTACTAAAAACTAAGTTAGTAGATATGGATCTTTCAGTTAGAGCATTAAATTGTTTAAAAGCGGCTGAAGTTGATACCTTAGGAGATCTTGTATCTTACAATAAAAATGATCTTATGAAGTTCCGTAACTTCGGTAAGAAATCATTAACAGAGCTTGAAGAGCTTGTAAGCAACAAAGGACTAAACTTTGGTATGGATCTTTCAAAATATAAATTGGATAAGGACTAATTCACATTGGTGAATTACTCTAAAAAGAATAGTAATGAGACACGGAAAGAAAATAAATCATTTAGGTAGAAAGACCGCGCATCGTAAGTCGATGTTGGCCAATATGGCGTCTTCACTAATTGAGCATAAACGCATCAATACTACTGTGGCTAAGGCAAAAGCTTTAAAGGTTTTTGTAGAGCCGTTAGTAACAAAGTCTAAAGAAGATACTACACATAATCGAAGAATAGTTTTTAGTAAATTGCGCGATAAGTATGCAGTTGCTGAATTATTTCGTGAAGTAGCTCCAAAAGTAGGTGATCGTCCAGGTGGTTATACAAGAATCATTAAACTTGGTAATCGATTAGGAGATAACGCTGATATGGCTATGATCGAGTTAGTAGACTTTAACGAGACTTACAATGTAAACAAGCCTGCGAAGAAGAAGTCTACTCGTAGAGCTGGTAAGAAAAAAGCTGAAACTACTGAAGCTCCAGAAGCTGAAGAGTCTAAGCAAGATGAGCAAGAAGGTAAAAAAGAAGAATAGATGATTCTTTATTATCAATAGTTTTAAAAAAGGATAAACTCACCGAGTTTGTCCTTTTTTTTTATCTAATTAGTATTCATTTCAATAATTCCCTAACTTTAGATAGTATTATTTTTAGTATGAAATATCAAACAAGAAAAAAAGCTATAATTCTATTAGCAGACGGAACCATTTTTCATGGAAAACTTGTAGGTACTGAAGATGGCAGTGCCGTTGGAGAGGTTTGCTTTAATACCGGAATGACCGGTTATCAGGAAATATTTACAGATCCATCTTATTTTGGCCAATTGATGGTTACCACCAATGCCCATATTGGTAATTATGGTACTAATACAGAAGAGAATGAATCTGATGGTGCTAAAATAGCTGGTTTGATTTGTAAAAATTTTAGCTACGATCAATCAAGACCTGCAGCTGATAAAACGCTACAGGAGTTTTTAAATGAGAGCAATTTATTTGCAATTTCTGATGTTGATACTCGTGCACTTGTGACCTACATTAGAGAAAACGGTGCAATGAATGCTATTATTTCCACAGATGTTGAAAATATAGAGGGACTGAAATCTGAGCTTGCTAAAGTGCCAGATATGGATGGTTTAGAGCTTGCTTCTAAGGTATCAACTAAAGAACCATATTTTTATGGAAATGAAAACGCAACCTACAAGGTTGCTGCTTTAGACGTAGGTATCAAAAAGAATATTCTTAGAAATCTTGCAAAAAGAGATGTTTATGTAAAAGTTTTTCCTTTTGATACTTCTTATGAACAAATGAGTGAGTGGAATCCAGATGGGTATTTTCTTTCAAATGGCCCTGGAGATCCAAAGCCATTAAAAAATGCCATTCAGCTCGCAACCGACATTATTGAAAAGGATCATCCTTTATTCGGGATTTGCTTAGGGCATCAAATTATCGCTTTAGCAAATGGGATACCTACTTATAAAATGCATCATGGTCACCGTGGAATTAACCATCCTGTTAAGAATTTAAAAACTGGTAAAGGAGAAATTACCTCTCAAAATCATGGATTTTCAGTAGATAAAACTGCGACAGAAAATCATCCTAATATAAAAATGACTCATATTTGTCTTAATGATCATACTGTTGGAGGTTTAGAGATGACCAATAAGAACTGTTTTTCTGTACAGTATCATCCGGAAGCTAGTCCGGGTCCAAATGATGCAAGCTATCTTTTTGATGAATTTATAGAAAGGATTAAACAGGCAAAAGCATAATAATATAAAAGCCGAGATCGAATCTCGGCTTTTTTCTTGTTTTAATTTAAGATATTGATACTATGGATAGTAACAGATACTGCTTCGCAAACGTTTTAGGTGAAATGCTTGTTATATTAAAAATTATTCCTCGTTTTTTTCTTGTTGTATTTGTATCTTGCAGACTAATCAATTAATTAAATTATAATATAAATTATGAGTGCTATAGTACATATTCATGCACGTCAAATTTTTGACTCCAGAGGTAACCCAACAGTAGAAGTAGATGTAATCACAGAAAACGGAGTATTAGGAAGGGCAGCAGTGCCTTCTGGAGCTTCTACCGGTGAGCATGAAGCTGTAGAACTACGTGATGGTGGTGACGACTTTATGGGAAAAGGTGTTCTTACAGCTGTTGATAATGTAAACAGTAAAATTGCAGAGCAGCTTTTAGGCTATTCAGTTTTCGAACAAAATTTGATCGATCAGGCAATGATCGAGCTAGATGGAACATCAAATAAATCTAAGTTAGGAGCTAACGCTATTTTAGGTGTTTCTCTTGCCGTAGCTAAAGCTGCAGCAAACGAACTTGGTCTTCCTTTATATCGTTATGTAGGTGGTGTAAGCGCAAATACGCTTCCGGTGCCAATGATGAATATTATTAACGGAGGTTCTCATAGTGATGCTCCTATCGCATTTCAGGAATTTATGATTATGCCTGTAAAAGCAGAAAGTTTTTCTCATGCTTTAAAAATGGGTACTGAAATTTTCCATAATCTTAAAAAAGTACTTCATGATAGAGGTCTTAGCACTGCTGTAGGTGATGAAGGTGGATTTGCTCCAACTTTAGACGGAACGGAGGATGCTTTAGAAACTATTCTTAAGGCTATCGAAAAGGCTGGGTACAAAGGTGGTGATGAAGTTATGATCGCTTTAGATTGTGCTGCTGCCGAGTTTTACGAAGATGGAAAATACAATTATGCTAAATTCGAAGGCGATAAAGGTGTAGTTAGATCTAGTGAAGAGCAAGCTTCTTATTTAGCTGAATTATCTTCAAAATACCCTATCGTTTCTATCGAAGATGGTATGGATGAAAATGATTGGGAAGGCTGGAAAGCACTTACCGATAAAGTAGGAGATAAAATCCAATTAGTAGGAGATGATCTTTATGTAACTAACGTAGAGCGCCTATCAAGAGGTATCGAAGAAGGAATTGCAAATTCAATCCTTATCAAAGTGAACCAAATTGGTACACTAACCGAAACAATTGCTGCTGTAAATATGGCTCATAATGCTGGATTTACTTCTGTAATGTCACATAGATCTGGAGAAACTGAAGATAATACTATTGCAGATTTAGCTGTTGCTTTAAATACTGGGCAAATCAAAACTGGTTCTGCTTCTAGAAGTGATCGTATGGCAAAGTACAATCAGCTTCTTAGGATTGAAGAGGAATTAGGAAGTGTTGCTTATTATCCAAAAGAAAAAGCATTTAAAGTAAAATAAGGAATATTAGTTTTTTTAGAACTTAAAAAGCTCTTCATTAATTTGAAGAGCTTTTTTATTTTAATTTAATATTCTTTTAATTAAATATTTGGGGATTAATAATTAACTTTTCACTCACTAAAGTTCTAATCTAATCCTAACCAGATTTTTACATGCATAATTTTTTGTTTGTAGCTTCAGAAAATGATGCTATACCCCGTTGCAAAGCAGGAGGAATGGGCGATGTACTACGCGATGTCCCCAGGCAAATTTCTCAAAAAGGAGATACCGTTCATGTTGTAGTACCTTCATATTCCAGACTTCACCATGGTGGAACTATGGTCTCTAAACTATTTTTCAATCTAAGAAACACTTCTTACGAGGCAGAGATTTATAAAGTTCAACCTAAAAAAGATTTTCCAGGAATTACGCATTATGTAATTCATCATCCCGAAATTGAAGGAGGAGATATAGCACATATTTACCATAACGATCTGGATCAACCATTCTATACAGATGCGATAAAATATTTTATATTTTGTACTGCTGTGGCTCAAGCTATTAAAAATAACGTTTTTGGAAAACTTGACGTTATTCATTTACACGATTGGCATGCGAGTATGATTCTATTTTTAAGAAGATATCATCAGGAGTATACAGCACTTCAGGATATCCGTGTAATTTATAGTATACACAATCTAGCTATACAGGGAATTAGACCTTTCGAAAATAATTATTCTTCTGTGAGGAATTTTTATCCTAATGTCGATTTTAATTACGACGAACTAAAGGATAGACGCTATCACGATTGTATCAACATGATGGCGCTGGGTATTCGGTTTGCTGATGCCGTTCATACGGTATCACCTAGTTATAAAGAAGATGTTCTTCATCCTAGCGATCCGCCAGTTTTTATTGGTGGCGAAGGTCTTGAAGAAGATTTAAATCAGGCCAATGAGGAGGGACGGTTTATAGGAATATTAAATGGCTGTAATTATAGAAATATAAGAAGAGCTAGAAAAAATAATTTATATTTCAATATAGCATTCGCACTTTTTAAATGGATGCAACATGAATCAAAAAAGTATAAATCAGATTTCTTAGCCCATACTGGCGAAAAAATTATGCCTTTCCTAAAAAGAAAACCAGAATTTGTATGCTCTAGTGTCGCTCGTTTAACAGAACAAAAGTTTTATTTCTTTAAGCAATCGCCTGAAGCTTTTATTGAAATTTTAGATCTTTTGGCAGAGGTGAACGGCGTATTTATCTTATTAGGTACTGGGGCTCCCGAGTATGAAGAGTTGTTACGAAAAATAAGTCATCAAAAAAGTAATTTTTTATTTATTAATGGCCAGGACGAAGACGTTATCGATAGTATTTATCTGGAAACAGATTTGTACTTTATGCCTAGTTTATTTGAGCCATGCGGGATTAGCCAGATGCTTGCAATGAGAAATGGACATCCTTGTCTTGTTCACCATACAGGTGGATTAATCGACACGGTAAAGCATTTGGAGACCGGTTTTGCATTTGATGGCGAAAGCTACGATAAGAAAATCAAGAATATGGTAGATTCTTTTAAACATGTACTGGAAATGTTTTTCGACGATAAAACCAAATGGAGAACAATAGAAAGAAATGCAAAAAAAGAACGCTTCACCTGGAAAAAATCAGTAGACGATTACTATAAATCACTCTACAAATTACCAGCTTAAATTTACTTATACACTTATTAAGCAAAATCTCTTGAAACCCTTGTTAATATTAGTATAATTGCTTGGTTTTAATTGAATAGAAGCTTAGATTTTATTAAATTCGCAATCGATTAATTAAAATTGTAATTCAACACAATGTCAGATAAAGCTATATTAGAATATCAAGGAAAAAAATATGAGTTCCCTGTAACTGAAGGAACAGAAGGTGAACTGGGTATTAATATTAAAACCCTTCGATCTGAAGCCGGAATGATAACTTTAGACCGTGGATATAAAAACACAGGAAGCTGTGAAAGTGCTATCACTTTTTTGAACGGAGAAGAAGGAATCTTAAGATATAGAGGTTATGCCATCGAAGACCTTGCTGAAAAAGCAGATTTTCTAGAAGTAGCTTATCTTTTAATTTTTGGTGAATTACCAAACAAGCAGCAGCTTGATAAGTTTTACGGAGATATAAAAGAAGAATCTGAGGTTGATGAGGAGATGAAGAAAATTTTGGATGGATTTCCAAAAGCTGCTCACCCAATGGGAGTTCTTGCCTCATTAACTAGTGCATTAACTGCTTTTAATCCTGGTTCTGTAGATGTAGAATCAGAGGAGGATATGTATAAAGCAATTGTAAAGATTCTTGGTAAATTTCCAGTACTTGTTGCTTGGACACAAAGAAAGAAAAGTAGCCTTCCCCTTAACTACGGAGATGATTCTTTAGGATATGTAGAGAATCTGCATAAAATGATGTTTGAGAAGCCAGGCAAAAAATATAATGTAGATAAATCTGTGATTGAAGCATTAGATAAATTATTAATTCTTCATGCAGATCACGAGCAAAACTGTTCAGCTTCTACAGTAAGAATGGTAGGTTCATCTCATGCAGGATTATTTGCTTCTATCTCTGCTGGTATTTCAGCACTTTGGGGACCACTTCATGGTGGTGCTAACCAAGCGGTAATCGAGATGTTAGAAGGTATCAAAGCTGATGGTGGAGATACACATAAATTTATGCAGAAAGCTAAGGACAAAGATGATTCTTTCCGTTTAATGGGCTTTGGGCACCGTGTTTATAAAAACTTTGACCCAAGAGCTAAGATTATTAAGAAATCTGCAGACGAGGTATTAAATGGTTTAGGAGTAGAAGATCCAGTATTGGACATCGCAAAAGGATTAGAGAAAGAAGCTTTAGAGGACGATTACTTCGTAAAAAGAAAATTATATCCAAACGTAGATTTCTATTCAGGAATTATTTATAGGGCTTTAGGCATACCAGTAGAGATGTTTACTGTGATGTTCGCTCTAGGAAGACTTCCTGGTTGGATTGCACAATGGAGAGAGATGAGACTTAAAAAAGAACCTATTGGTAGGCCAAGACAAATCTATGTAGGGGAAAACTTAAGAGAATTTAAGCCCGTTAGTGAAAGATAAAAGTACACTATTATAATTATTTGAAAAGCCTCATTATTAAATGAGGCTTTTTTTATATTTGGAAAAATGTTAGCAATGCAGTTAAAGATTAATAACGAAACATCAAGATTAAGAGCAGTTGTTTTAGGAATCGCTAAAAATAATGGCGGTGCACCGGGACTTGATGAAGCTTACGATCCAAAATCTATAGAACATATTAAAGCCGGTACTTATCCTAAAGAAGAGGATATGGTGAAAGAGATTGAAGCGGTTGCTGAAGTTCTTAAAAAGTACGATGTCGAGGTGTTTAGACCTAAGATTATAGAAAATTATAATCAAATTTTTACAAGAGATATTGCATTTGTAATCGAAGATAAATTTATAAAGGCAAATATTCTTCCCGATAGAGAAAAAGAAATAAAGGCGATTGATCATGTAATCAATCAAATAGATCCAGAAAATATAATAAAACTTCCAGAAGAAGCTCATATTGAAGGTGGAGATGTAATGCCATTTGGAGATTATATTTTGGTAGGAACTTACATTGGCGAAGATTATTCAG encodes:
- the rpsH gene encoding 30S ribosomal protein S8 gives rise to the protein MNTDPIADFLTRIRNAVAANHRVVEIPASKVKKEITKILFDQGYILSYKFDNDTAQGTIKIALKYDKDTKDSVIKDIQRISKPGLRKYAGAGELPRILNGLGIAIISTSHGVMTDKQARRDNVGGEVLCYVY
- the rplF gene encoding 50S ribosomal protein L6; translated protein: MSRIGKSPVTIPEGVNVDVNGNVVTVKGKLGELKQEINDIDVNVEDNVISFERSSEKSDQKAKHGLYRALVNNMIEGVTNGFSKELELVGVGYRASNQGQKLDLAVGFSHNIVLDVAPEVKVETISEKGKNPVVKLTSHDKQLLGQVAAKIRSFRVPEPYKGKGIKFKGEIIRRKAGKSA
- the rplR gene encoding 50S ribosomal protein L18; the encoded protein is MAFSKEKRRLKIRKRIRKNISGTESRPRLSVYRSNKEIYAQIIDDVAGKTLASASSRDKDVKDATGTKSEIANLVGKSLADRAKQSGVETVSFDRGGYLYHGRIKSLAEGAREGGLKF
- the rpsE gene encoding 30S ribosomal protein S5, with product MYQDYKNVEHVKPGGLELKDRLVGVQRVTKVTKGGRAFGFSAIVVVGDENGVVGQGLGKSKEVADAISKAVEDAKKNLVRIPLHKGTLPHEQKGKYGGARVLLLPAATGTGIIAGGAIRAVLESVGVHDVLSKNQGSSNPHNVVKATFDALLQLRSAEAVAKQRGITLEKLFKG
- the rpmD gene encoding 50S ribosomal protein L30; amino-acid sequence: MAKIKVTKVKSAINRSQNQKRVLEALGLRKMGSSVEHEDTPNILGMINKVKHLVSVEETK
- the rplO gene encoding 50S ribosomal protein L15, yielding MNLSNLRPAKGSVRSNNKRVGRGEGSGKGGTATRGHKGAKSRSGYSKKIGFEGGQMPLQRRVPKFGFNNRNRKEYQGINLDTLQTLVDNGKVTDTVDLSVLVEHGLAGKNELVKILGRGELKAKLKVSVHKFTASAKEAIEAAGGEVVTL
- the secY gene encoding preprotein translocase subunit SecY → MKFINTIKNIWKIEELKNRILVSLGLLLVYRFGTQVVLPGIDASQLANLANQTDSGLLGLLNAFTGGAFSNASIFALGIMPYISASIVVQLMGIAIPYLQKLQKEGESGRKKINQITRWLTIAITLVQGPGYIYNLFNTLPQNAFLLGDSLSFIVSSVIILTTGTVFAMWLGEKITDKGIGNGISLLIMVGIIATLPQAFLQEFASRFEGSGGLIMVLIELAIWFAIILAAVMLVMAVRQIPVQYARRSATGGYEKNVFGSRQYIPLKLNASGVMPIIFAQAIMFIPVALAGLSDSDAAQGVTAAFSDIFGFWYNLVFALLIIVFTYFYTAITVPTNKMADDLKRSGGFIPGIRPGSETSEYLDRIMSQITLPGSVFLAIIAIFPAIIVKLLGVQQGWALFFGGTSLLILVGVAIDTMQQVNSYLLNRHYDGLMKTGKNRKAVA
- the infA gene encoding translation initiation factor IF-1, with product MAKQPAIEQDGTIIEALSNAMFRVELENGHVVTAHISGKMRMHYIKLLPGDKVKLEMSPYDLSKARITYRY
- the ykgO gene encoding type B 50S ribosomal protein L36; this encodes MKVRASIKKRSADCKIVRRKGRLYVINKKNPRFKQRQG
- the rpsM gene encoding 30S ribosomal protein S13, which gives rise to MARIAGVDIPKQKRGVIALTYIFGIGNSRAQEILAQAKVDESKKVSDWDDDEIGRIREAVGGYTIEGELRTEVQMSIKRLMDIGCYRGIRHRSGLPLRGQRTKNNSRTRKGRRKTVANKKKATK
- the rpsK gene encoding 30S ribosomal protein S11; this translates as MAKSTKQAQKKRKVNVESIGEAHVTASFNNIIISLTNKKGDVISWSSAGKMGFRGSKKNTPYAAQLASEDASKVAHEAGLRKVKVYVKGPGNGRESAIRSIHNSGIEVTEIIDVTPLPHNGCRPPKRRRV